The following are encoded in a window of Lentisphaera araneosa HTCC2155 genomic DNA:
- a CDS encoding helix-turn-helix domain-containing protein, whose protein sequence is MNVSYPLVSLPEIDRAGEYPLLNAGFDFTYTQQTYSLHFYEYDAHMKLAEEEFIIHHGDLTLEPPETIYSFAADEPGRHWCIHFYWAAYGDSFDVNCFHKLGTNKLVVLEQIKLISRLFNTALGPQDKIEASFRLQALLLSLARLSRPKSQSRSASNFHWTELIKLIDDNLNNYMTTSWLAGRLNITSVTLAKKFKKEFGCTVAQYILKKRIDAAKSMLTTSNMTISEVGELAGIDDPQYFNKQFRKMTGMSPSLYRDKNKSYLVHPSNDIAVLGGSWKGVESL, encoded by the coding sequence ATGAATGTTTCTTATCCTCTGGTATCACTTCCTGAAATAGATCGCGCAGGTGAATACCCTCTCTTGAATGCGGGATTTGATTTTACTTACACGCAGCAGACTTATTCCCTGCATTTTTATGAGTATGATGCACATATGAAGTTGGCAGAAGAAGAATTTATTATTCATCATGGCGATTTAACTTTAGAGCCTCCTGAAACGATTTATTCCTTTGCCGCAGACGAACCGGGTCGCCATTGGTGCATACATTTTTATTGGGCAGCTTATGGCGATAGTTTTGATGTAAATTGCTTTCATAAATTGGGTACAAATAAGCTGGTAGTTCTCGAGCAAATCAAATTAATCAGTCGCTTATTTAATACGGCACTTGGGCCGCAGGATAAAATTGAAGCTTCATTTCGTCTTCAAGCTTTACTACTTTCATTGGCTCGTTTAAGTCGGCCCAAATCTCAGAGTCGAAGTGCGAGTAACTTTCATTGGACTGAACTTATCAAACTCATTGATGATAATCTAAATAACTATATGACCACATCTTGGTTAGCAGGTCGACTCAATATTACTTCTGTTACATTGGCGAAGAAGTTTAAAAAAGAATTTGGCTGTACAGTAGCTCAATATATTTTGAAAAAACGAATCGATGCAGCTAAATCTATGCTCACCACTAGTAATATGACCATTAGTGAAGTCGGGGAACTGGCGGGTATTGATGATCCTCAGTACTTCAATAAACAATTTCGTAAAATGACGGGCATGAGCCCCAGTTTATACCGCGATAAAAATAAATCCTATCTCGTTCACCCTAGTAATGATATCGCTGTCTTGGGGGGAAGTTGGAAAGGTGTTGAGTCATTATAG